The following DNA comes from Mastomys coucha isolate ucsf_1 unplaced genomic scaffold, UCSF_Mcou_1 pScaffold11, whole genome shotgun sequence.
TTTAAGCAAtatgaaaagaaattcttctctcAAAAGGAATCTATtactaatatatactaataaGAAGTTCTTCTTAAAAAAGAGTTGTTTGGGcatctacatatctatataaacaaagtcatttacaagaaaaatatattaggTTGTATAAGATTTTCAATAGTAAGACCACAAACCAGAAGGCAATGGAGTGataagttttaaatgtttaagaCAGAACATGGGATTCACCAATTTTATATCTAACCAAACTGACTGTCAAACTGAAAAATACTGTGGACAAATTCACAAGTAACCAGGAACAAGAGGTTATTATTTCTGAGAAATCTATTACAATAACAGGCTTTAGACAATCACAATGTTTAAGAACTATTTGTTCAAAGACAGAAAGGCCATCAAATTGCTGGAAGGTTTTTCTCTAATGACAAGTGCAAAACTAACAGAACGTAATCTGTGATGAGTTCATGGATCTGGTAATGACCAGTAGGTAAGATGCAAAAGCCAGACTGCAGATGTACTGTTTCTGATATAAGCATTCAATGCCAATCAAAAAGCAGGAGAAACAAACTCAGTGCGAATCGGATAAATCTCTAGATCTAATCACCACTTTATAGGAAATAtaaggaggaggctggagagatggctcagcggtgaacagcactgactgctctcccagaggtcctgagttcaaatcccagtaaccacatggtggctcacaaccatctgtaatgggatccaataccctcttctgaaggcagctacagtgtactcctatatgtaaaataaataattctctaaaaaaaataaaccttgaaaatacaaggaaagaataatatataaataacttggcacagatgtgaTCAGCAAAACCACGAttgtgaaaacaaaaaaacaaaaatgaacaaaaacatgctgggtggtggtggtgcatgcctttaaccccagcacttgggaggcagaggcaggcaaatttctgagttctaagccagcctggtctacagagtgagttccaggacagccaaggctacacagagaaatcctgtcttgaaaaacaaaaacaggcctTCTCTCAGATTCTCCCAACCTATAGTAGCACGGATCTGCATCTGAGAAGACTGGACCTGAGTCTTCTTAGTTTTGTCCACCCTGGTCCAGGGCGAtggctccacctggggatccgcGGTGCCTCTGCAGGCTGGTGCAGGAGGGCCGGCTGCGCGCcctgcaggaggagctggaggtaGTTGGAGGTTGCCAGGGGCCAGAGATGGCCCTAGGCAGCCGAGGGCCAGCCGGAGACACCCTTCTCCACTGTGCAGCACGCCATGGGCGCCAGGACATCTTAGCGTACCTAGTGGAGACTTGGAGTATGGACATCGAGGCTACCAACAGAAACTACAAGCGGCCTCTGCACGAAGCTGCCTCTATGGGCCACCGGGACTGTGTACGCTACCTCCTGGGCCGAGGTGCAGTCGTGGACTCCTTGAAGAAGGCAGACTGGACTCCTCTGATTATGGCTTGCACAAGGAAGATGAAGTGATCCAGGACCTTGTAGAACACGGTGCTAATCCACTCCTGCAGAACAAGGACGGCTGGAACAGTTTCCACATTGCCAGTAGAGAAGGCGACCCCGTGATTCTCCGGTACTTGCTCACTGTCTGCCCAGATGCTTGGAAAACAGAGAGCAACATTAGAAGAACTCCTTTCCACACTGCAGCAATGCATGACTGTTTCGAAGCAGTCCAGGTGCTTCTTGAGAGGTGTCACTATGAACCAGACTGTAGAGACAACTGTGGTGTCACGCCATTCATGGATGCAATTCAGTGTGGCCATGTTAGCATAGCCAAGCTGCTCCTTGAAAACCATGAGGCTTGCTCTTCAGCTGCAGATAGCCTGGGGGCCCAGGCTCTACACCGAGCAGCAGTCACCGGGCAGGTTGAGGCCATAAGATTCCTGGTGTGCGGTCTTGGCATTGATGTAGATGTGAGAGCAAAGTTAAGTCAACTCACAGCACTTCACTCTGCAGCGAAGGAAGGACAGACGAGTACAGTTCAAACTCTGTTGTCCTTGGGTGCCGACATCAACTCTACAGATGGAAGAAAGCGCTCAGCCCTGCATCTGGCCTGTGCAGGTCAGCATGTGGCTTGCCCCAGGTTCCTCCTACAGTTGGGACTGAAGGAATCCACAGACCTAACAGGCACCTTGGCCCAGCACCTCACAAGGAGCGTAGATATCCTTCAGGACTTTGACCACGATGTGAAATCATAGGATGCTTGAGGAAGGAGGCGATGGAGTTCATGGCAGTTCACATCATGCTCCTTCAGTCGCCAGCAGATCAGTTATTTCTCAGCCAGCGTTTTCATCTCCTCCTGACTTTCCTTCTGCATGTTCTTCAGCTGAGTGGCCAGGAGTCTTGTTCCTGGCATGTTGTATGATCTCGAACATagccatttgtttcttcttttgtaagCTGTAATAAGAATTGAACTCGGAACCTTCACTGCTCAGTAAGTACTGTGATACTAAAGCACATTACCAGCCCTGTATCTTGACTTTTCTACCCTTCAAGGAGAATGAGGTTAAACATAGAGGTTTGCATATCCTTAGGGAGTGAATGTAATATATGTgtctttaaatatatgaaaatctaataaaacaatataaactgATGTCTACTCaagctataaaaaacaaaaacaaaaacaaaagaaaacaaaacaaaacacccaccatGATTGCGAAGAACCATTCAGAACCCAAACATTGTTAACAACTTAGGATGAGGAATGAGCATGGATGCTCAATGCCCCACACTGACTTTTCTATGGAAACCTTGGTCCCACAAAGTAGGATCATTTAGGGTACAAACTTACAGGCTCATCAGAGAAGGAGTATCTTtattaggttaactgaggtagCAAGAACCATCAGAAATGTGACTTCTGCCATTTCACagcctgggatcctggactggaTAAAATGGGCAAAGATGGATGCTTGTGCTTGGTCTGCTTTTTGGGGACTAGCACAAGTTAAATAGTTTTGTTTGCCACAAAACTTCTCAACTATTTCCTATGCCTATACATGCtattgatagaaaataaaatagtttccaaactcctatgtttgaatacttggtttctGCTGCACGCTGGCCAGCCTTGgcccctcaacccgcgggagaaacagggttctggtCAGGTAGGTAAGACATCAGCgaagaagaaatgacagacagacatgacatAAGGAAGTGGAGGATCTGAATGtaattctcaaaaatggcatcagacttttacagtaatcacaaaagagaaagaaaagtctggtggctcagcagtcaaggtacatctgaagccatctgaaacacactgggtctaaagcagcagctgtctCCTCTGGATGGGTGCTGCATACCTGGGCTCCAAGCGCTAGGTCCTCGTGGGGCCTGGCAGAGTCCAGGGGGCTGCTGGCCACTGGAAGAGTAGAAGCTCGAATGCTCTCTGCACAGctctctcttatacacactcTGTTCAAGGTCCAGCCCATATTTTGTAAATActcactatgctaatcttcttgGCTAGCAGAGACATGCTCTAGGGGTCCCACTCTTGCTAATTCCTGGGAATGACACAGCTGCTGTATGTGACTGAAAATGGGGATTctagttgaccttgccctgggattatcaacttctattcagtaaacttcaatgccctacctccctcactatctccctaacaatgctggaggcaattagtctaaaTGGGTAACATactttatgaaattccaggccaaggtttggctcagcaaagattagggtatTGGAACATTAGTGAATGtcagtcagaaggcaacttccaattttgtttagttattaataaatcatatcttgggaggcaaggacaaatctgggccacctctgagttaggaattCCAAAAGGTccccaggagactggcttcctttgaagctgtacGCCTCAGATCCATGGTCAAGATTTTGGGCCTGACACGTGGatttcactggagtgggtgtggcaggtttctagttggtggaactgtttagaaagtattaggaggtgtagccttgttagggAGGTATCACTGGGATAGgctgtg
Coding sequences within:
- the LOC116081976 gene encoding LOW QUALITY PROTEIN: ankyrin repeat domain-containing protein 16-like (The sequence of the model RefSeq protein was modified relative to this genomic sequence to represent the inferred CDS: inserted 1 base in 1 codon), translated to MAPPGDPRCLCRLVQEGRLRALQEELEVVGGCQGPEMALGSRGPAGDTLLHCAARHGRQDILAYLVETWSMDIEATNRNYKRPLHEAASMGHRDCVRYLLGRGAVVDSLKKADWTPLIMACTRKXEVIQDLVEHGANPLLQNKDGWNSFHIASREGDPVILRYLLTVCPDAWKTESNIRRTPFHTAAMHDCFEAVQVLLERCHYEPDCRDNCGVTPFMDAIQCGHVSIAKLLLENHEACSSAADSLGAQALHRAAVTGQVEAIRFLVCGLGIDVDVRAKLSQLTALHSAAKEGQTSTVQTLLSLGADINSTDGRKRSALHLACAGQHVACPRFLLQLGLKESTDLTGTLAQHLTRSVDILQDFDHDVKS